In Plasmodium gaboni strain SY75 chromosome 14, whole genome shotgun sequence, one genomic interval encodes:
- a CDS encoding putative liver specific protein 1 has protein sequence MKLIVLCLVFSLYFFDKKIVCNKKNGKSKSNNHNYFNNTNKHIDKEVIYNLPENDNLFHVLKYLIHEENKNILYDIDASLYTKIEKKEYITKEDLLRTLALIEKKNVDCNDNTKKVKIAKLLIDINDLLRTNYIILDDYKEINKNDLAKNGFLLKLQNSLNKRDMVNFKRVSQDIILRNQYLEKNYKLCSISNDMLIISTPRNLNISDTSIKEIKYPSSINIMNERFCDNVISCNVSNISPLQLNKSIDLYKPLLDLDIKNRIDEYRKKVITYFEHSKSENFYLIRDEFNEIKKKFFLYIHPSKMPEAKPNNDIFKKEDLEGNEIITYVSNKIENKENIKNKEEYILKSNNNNVIKISSKKTKKVIHIPIKKKKKKLSNDIKVNVNSSTNSDNNIICNDTIDTCKKIESENGNKKNDNVKNTNRIYHIFLKKKNNEKKCDISKQIIYNNNMFKENDVIKPFTHNDNILKKIIIIKDISREKPTIKEIIHQQTLPAENSELYNISEHIQNKCNCCFYSIPLIHIYHPNGSMHCLSCSQYEKNVNRKCPIYEKYITFNYNDTCLLCVPSSYITNNCFCNLIPSKGIGKKTNDSSRKLNMMPHFSTMIDVYGNKNIDGYNYVENDNDLIVYSNSDEPILKKSHKERPNKKHSHRYKLKCPVGNTPSGIFSGQSISIFPIIGDHINRGDYDNYAYYDEEDEMCYNIINNDNININNEDDNYEKILYDKDKIVHLNSSSFDAINIKIGGQELNINDRNEENDLLNKEFIEYINDINEKEYYDSMEACKDYRYHQAFEESIKNVNNRECYKNIYYSTVHKKEDNMDKKCSHGIESGNKNESECESESERESECENVNNHNSNNNNNNNNNNDEQKNYFLFDLRFIYKTGFFTKRKTIINSYLKTNKIDITYNKEKILYLFKSLFEKTFKDINYQIKESLVHMFPIVQNSEIEGFDLDFGKVKIHYATSINMFKYSVFDLINMKIYFISPDKTYILLEDIIKEIREEKENSNNDGSRRKNKIINMYSHEMNITNIECSTENTKTNTTNSESKITTTRENTTVIKEKIDTHEENKKCDNTNKNINNNNSNNNNNSYSNDNKRDNDSFEHMDIQKNDTITTNIDCNIIHNNTNDSSNNKRIKYNLNILKFLLKYKDLLSKEDINLISDKNNLVTIDKNDKPNIGNEIIEITIRKNEKSNIENSCIYTNNSVINNIDNNISESININGGEGINEVIETVDKYLDKYFSVHNMPIYYMENMKISKNIIYVTSDVNSDLDMLKMSILGICNITNKSIDSFNFFLVRKEAELYDPNKCHRIPEHIKNVQDLYNYSKMLDMKIIIAPIYAEDIDIIPKSFDYLFEFYKDKDDKKDVTTNSKENQCQQKENVDKQERNKRENDTTKITLSNMKYNYKMDRNNNNNNNNDNNNNNDNNNNDNNNNDNNNNNTNNSNNSNIYYYNHKLSLFNDGDSKKTNEDTTNLDDKNYYFFNHDDMKSLILNDPENEQNMEYLTEEITVYEDEHIYKEGNLYNSFVIYIDNPFKRINIKNAPILKGYTLNLFINDIMNKMIHIPSTFINTQSYKKGMFVMSICYCFNYYSLNIYTNNIILLNFDKDVTLYEVIKEFKSRENEYLLIKNKMNEECVDVDNLSNIKSPDTIDLIDSKYIHLEFPLLYIDEHSNFFQDKIILMNVPENLTVYELCKSMKNILNESLISFNLSTINDIKIYTIRGRQWEMVLDNLLVFDLKINYQDIFTILIDNNFLTKNYYELLSNIIIDFRDNNMYIKKLDIYIDYIFQPYTIYNIPIYITSNNLKYILLQYTNTFLSNSLLDEFFFTYNKRHTTINVVPEVRNWEHVDDSDVYIYEENDINDKTKEQKRNISFIYVLNMLSTFYKIKFNSSKLLESVMGELHQLCGKGFNENMWLDIKKSSKNEKDIEIYLENSSKKVLVKNVPLDLLVWKLINIIMRGSFNIPIEDKEKLYNLFMLVPKNKDKIKDKNVDYYFLSIPGYTVEDMLRVFEKKKKPKKKGKEKKSTNDNQNYEIIYDNNFNNHNYNNYNNYDGMRTNYYKILLIKAYPQHLHAIQNNERFNEYLTFNLESLPSVIDFKNPITCLSFYVNYKNENKMTHIINVPENISTDILLKTILSDNFCRWKKLPNEEKIKFSLHVNKKEIKNIKDYINNADIAQLKTFILINNNRRRVHEKYIDLDNTTEIGSNINNISKEELKEIQLYDNVLREILNKNYIDFNNISLIGYTITVYVFDGNNYEPLTIYNVPLNITNKDIINFLLIKSNHINITKLIDEFFLLNEKLYNTYIIKNKNKNMLEQQNVLFIKNLNDEEVFQFNESKFYLVHNPLFNSLDNLFENIVHKKYDFKSEKMDVHGVSEKFENLTLNILINNDINNINNNNINNNNINNNNNIYTNNYNNNFSFGKKKFVITVLNIPYNMYITEFLRYSIGYQRKWIYKFLLFYIIKGSEKYILNDGNDIIRHGKTISEIFQICKSGDLCTLHIDINFNEADNNLENDTFNYEINPKDMEMRKVDVDLDADLDADVEGNINELVKSLHNDNVNRFIVLKELSKKIYAEDYENKKIDMSIICFEYNAGLYERNIFGSSRICNIPKNYTVGDVLIYVKNKIIEDTNINMLYDLELKIIYNDSYIDIPKDMNIEYVINYLFIYTPFIVYPSDDISKYNNIIHLILYNTIIDIKENTFVKKDIPIYLKKGNIFKNVSLKYIPINIREDELLTYILHYLTDNSEVISFIKDITCICIYPLCDSIYIYHQKKQLSLIPSISYHIHLKNVYYISTVETYENYYNILGHMELNLNKYLHIQNDGNNYKKKEAYNNIYNMNNVDELIHLDVNIIFPSIQKIIRVKNLNVNIKIEELLYKIFGCITNKIYKLGELFTNVVGKKEKFNIINDHIKNNNNNNNINSINNMNSCDSNDRIDNKVLKNYLSEEENIITFIFCSHDNSIHDYLTSRMIYLPAIINYQTNYITFYSSINGFANNETTFHGFPNYLSPETMLTILQYNFFHIIGKNYLKLYGSLYDNGSDDDIIYNTKDRKKLENTEIYNKSFIAMRGAIKFILRIKNKDKKKKPLDTIQNLKNNELNISCESVENEVDMEECNDFLSSLNNSSIFWKNGILGFMANSIVTRDNMNNSLILPYVDFEINEKMFLQNILYHINISPYLYKLFELTHIDKKCNTYKKKLKNSVAHIQCLLSYGFSIYFDLHYDSTFDKYKGFTLGENSFDITQIHSFQNLHEQNFVDLILYNHDDTFITIKNVYRDMTVGTFLNDLSKTRCHILGLTYNQISTYYKLIYEIYNETHEISPHMSIADVYNIVISFSKSSILLKIKKIDMSKDKSHNNNNNNNNNNSNNSNNSNSNNSNNSDDIIINSGNAVYSSALPDLYLSPYPPVIDMSQNNFQVNIYMHSKFIQNNYSLREDIVPHITINNVPSNVFIISLKELLKTIFIEHMEKSQTTTFQLNLYDFEVELFILTFNRFTTKFHKTNSNILSNLTISNFYSTYIQGGLFLNIDKIKIDIPNLLNDFIDHFSKVVIDFSHQKIVKQ, from the coding sequence ATGAAATTAATTGTTCTATGTTTGGTGTTTTCGTTATATTTCTTTGACAAAAAAATTGtttgtaataaaaaaaatggaaagagtaaaagtaataaccataattattttaacaATACCAATAAGCATATTGATAAAGAGGtgatatataatttaccggaaaatgataatttatttcatgttcttaaatatttaatacatgaagaaaataaaaatatattatatgatatcGATGCGAGTTTATATACAAAGATAGAGAAGAAAGAATATATTACTAAAGAAGATTTATTAAGAACATTAGCATTgatagaaaaaaagaatgttgattgtaatgataatacaaaaaaagtaaagattgctaaattattaattgaTATTAACGATCTTTTAAGaacaaattatattattcttgATGATTAcaaagaaataaataaaaatgatttaGCAAAAAATGgttttttattaaaattacaaaattctttaaataaaagAGACATGGTAAATTTTAAGAGAGTTAGCCaagatattatattaagaaatcaatatttagaaaaaaattataaattatgtaGTATATCAAATGATATGTTAATTATAAGTACTCCTAgaaatttaaatatatctgATACAAgtataaaagaaataaaatatccatcatctataaatattatgaatgAAAGATTTTGTGACAATGTCATATCTTGTAATGTGTCAAATATATCACCTTTACAATTAAACAAGTCTattgatttatataaacCATTACTCGATTTggatataaaaaatagaattgatgaatatagaaaaaaagtaataacTTATTTTGAACATTCAAAGAGTGAAAacttttatttaataagaGATGAAtttaatgaaataaaaaaaaaatttttcttatatattcatCCTAGTAAAATGCCAGAAGCAAAACCTAACaatgatatttttaaaaaagaagattTAGAAGGAAATGAAATTATTACATATGTATCAAACAAAATTGAAAAtaaggaaaatataaaaaataaagaagaatacatattaaagagtaataacaataatgttataaaaatttcttCTAAAAAAACTAAAAAGGTTATTCATATAcctataaaaaaaaaaaaaaaaaaattgtcCAATGATATAAAGGTAAATGTGAATTCATCAACCAAcagtgataataatattatttgtaatGATACAATTGATACATGTAAGAAAATAGAAAGTGAAAatggaaataaaaaaaatgacaaTGTGAAGAATACAAATCGTATATATCAtatctttttaaaaaaaaaaaataatgaaaaaaaatgtgatatttctaaacaaataatttataataataatatgtttaaagaaaatgatgTAATAAAACCATTTACACATAATGacaatattttaaaaaaaattattattattaaagaCATTTCAAGAGAAAAACCAACaattaaagaaattataCATCAACAAACTCTTCCTGCAGAGAATTCagaattatataacatatctgagcatattcaaaataaatgtaattGTTGTTTTTATTCTATACCattaattcatatatatcatcCTAATGGTAGTATGCATTGTTTATCTTGTTCTCAgtatgaaaaaaatgtaaatagAAAATGTCCTATATATGAGAAATATATCACCTTTAATTATAACGATACATGTCTTTTATGTGTCCCCTCTAGTTATATAACGAATAATTGTTTTTGTAATTTAATACCTTCAAAAGGAATaggaaaaaaaacaaatgatTCATCTAGGAAATTAAATATGATGCCACATTTTAGTACTATGATAGATGTATatggaaataaaaatattgatgGTTATAATTATGTTGAGAACGATAACGATCTAATAGTTTACTCAAATAGTGATGAACCTATTTTAAAGAAGAGTCATAAAGAAAGACCTAATAAAAAACATTCACATAGgtataaattaaaatgcCCTGTTGGTAATACACCTAGTGGTATATTTTCTGGACAATCAATTTCTATTTTTCCTATTATAGGGGATCATATAAATAGAGGTgattatgataattatgCATATTATGATGAAGAGGATGAAATgtgttataatataattaataatgacaatataaatataaataatgaagatgataattatgaaaaaattttatatgataaagACAAAATAGTTCATTTAAACAGTAGTTCCTTTGATgctattaatattaaaatagGAGGTCAAGAATTGAATATTAATGATAgaaatgaagaaaatgatttattaaataaggaatttatagaatatataaatgatataaatgaaaaggAATATTATGATTCGATGGAAGCATGTAAAGATTATCGTTATCATCAAGCATTTGAAGAatctataaaaaatgtaaataatagAGAATgttacaaaaatatatattatagtaCCGTTCATAAAAAGGAAGACAATATGGATAAAAAATGTTCACATGGTATAGAAAGtggaaataaaaatgaaagtGAATGTGAAAGTGAAAGTGAAAGGGAAAGTGAATGTGAAAATGttaataatcataatagtaataataataataataataataataataatgatgaacaaaagaattattttctttttgatCTTAGATTTATTTACAAAACTGGATTTTTTActaaaagaaaaacaatTATTAATTCTTATTTAAAAACTAACAAAATTgatattacatataataaagaaaagatactttatttatttaaaagcttatttgaaaaaacattcaaagatataaattatCAAATTAAAGAATCATTAGTTCACATGTTTCCAATTGTACAAAATTCAGAAATAGAAGGATTCGATTTAGATTTTGGTAAGGTTAAAATACATTATGCTACATCtattaatatgtttaaaTATTCTGTTTTTGAtcttattaatatgaaaatttattttattagcccagataaaacatatatacTTCTGGAAGATATTATCAAGGAAATAAGggaagaaaaagaaaattcGAATAATGATGGATCACGAcgaaaaaacaaaattataaatatgtattcacatgaaatgaatataacaaatattGAGTGCAGTACTGAAAATACTAAAACGAATACTACCAATAGTGAATCCAAAATAACAACGACAAGAGAAAATACAACTGTGATAAAAGAAAAGATTGACACACATgaagaaaacaaaaaatgtGACAACACAAACAAGAacattaataataataatagtaataataataataatagttaTAGTAATGATAATAAGAGAGATAATGATTCTTTTGAACACATGgatatacaaaaaaatgataCTATTACAACTAATATAGattgtaatattatacataataatacaaatgatagtagtaataataagaGAATTAAATacaatttaaatatattaaaatttttattgaAATATAAAGATCTCTTATCCAAAGAAGACATAAACTTGATCagtgataaaaataatctTGTAACtattgataaaaatgataaacCTAATATTGGCAATGAGATTATCGAAATAACTATTAGAAAAAACgaaaaaagtaatataGAAAACAGTTGCatttatacaaataattcggttataaataatatagataataatataagtgaatctataaatattaatggTGGTGAAGGTATAAACGAAGTCATTGAAACTGTTGATAAATATTtagataaatattttaGTGTACATAATATGccaatatattatatggaaaatatgaaaatttctaaaaatattatatatgtcaCATCTGATGTAAATAGTGATTTAGATATGCTTAAAATGAGTATATTAGgtatatgtaatataacTAATAAATCTATTGACAGTTTTAATTTCTTTCTAGTACGAAAGGAAGCAGAATTATATGATCCTAACAAATGTCATAGAATACCAgaacatattaaaaatgtgCAAGATTTATATAACTATAGTAAAATGTTAGACatgaaaattattattgCACCAATATATGCAGAAGATATAGATATAATACCTAAAAGTTTTGATTATTTGTTTGAATTCTATAAAGATaaagatgataaaaaagaCGTGACAACAAATTCGAAAGAAAACCAATGTcaacaaaaagaaaatgtCGATAAACAGGAAAGGAATAAAAGAGAAAATGATACAACAAAAATTACATTGTCAAATATGAAGTACAATTATAAAATGGACAGgaacaacaacaataataataataatgataataataataataatgataataataataatgataataataataatgataataataataataatactaataatagtaataatagtaatatttattattataatcataaaTTGTCCTTGTTTAATGATGGGGATAGTAAAAAAACCAATGAGGATACAACTAACTTGgatgataaaaattacTATTTTTTCAATCATGATGATATGAAATCActtattttaaatgatccagaaaatgaacaaaatatgGAATATCTAACTGAAGAAATAACCGTTTATGAAGATgaacatatttataaagaagggaatttatataattcctttgtcatatatatagataatcCTTTTAAACGcattaatataaaaaatgcccctatattaaaaggatatactttaaatttatttataaatgatataatgaataaaatGATACATATACCTTCCACTTTTATTAATACACAATCGtataaaaaaggaatgTTTGTAATGAGTATATGTTATTgttttaattattattcattaaatatatatacaaataatattattttgttaaaCTTTGATAAAGATGTTACATTATATGAAGtaataaaagaatttaaAAGTAGAGAgaatgaatatttattaataaagaataaaatgaatgaaGAATGTGTAGATGTTGATAATCTATCAAATATTAAATCACCAGATACAATAGATTTGATAGACtctaaatatatacatttgGAATTCccattattatatatagatgaacattctaatttttttcaagataaaattatattaatgaatGTACCCGAAAATTTAACAGTATATGAATTATGTAAATCtatgaagaatatattgaatgaatcattaatatcatttaatttaagtaccataaatgatataaaaatatatacaataagAGGAAGACAATGGGAAATGGTATTAGATAATCTTTTAGTTTTtgatttaaaaattaattatcaagatatttttacaatattgattgataataattttttaactaaaaattattatgaattattatctaatattataatagATTTTAgagataataatatgtatattaaaaagttagatatatatatagattatattttccaaccatatactatatataatatacctatatatattacttcaaataatttaaaatatattttattacaatatacaaatacatttttatctaattcattattagatgaatttttttttacttaCAATAAAAGACATACAACAATTAATGTCGTTCCAGAAGTAAGGAACTGGGAGCATGTAGACGATTCGgatgtatatatttatgaagaaaatgatataaatgataaaacaaaagaacaaaaaagaaatatatcatttatatatgtactaAATATGTTAAGTAccttttataaaattaaatttaacTCTAGCAAATTGTTAGAATCTGTAATGGGTGAATTACATCAATTATGTGGGAAAGGatttaatgaaaatatgtGGTTAGACATAAAAAAATCTtcaaaaaatgaaaaagatatagaaatatatttagaaaataGTTCAAAAAAAGTATTAGTTAAAAATGTACCTTTAGATTTATTAGTATGGAAacttattaatattataatgagAGGTTCATTTAATATACCTATAGAGGATAAGgagaaattatataatttatttatgcTAGTACCTAAAAATAAAGacaaaataaaagataaaaatgtggattactattttttatctattCCTGGTTATACTGTTGAGGATATGTTGAGAGTATTTgaaaagaagaagaaaccgaaaaaaaaaggaaaagaaaaaaagagTACTAATGATAATCAGAATTATGAAATAatttatgataataattttaataatcataattataataattataataattatgatgGTATGAGaacaaattattataagatTCTGTTAATTAAAGCATACCCACAACACTTACATGCAATACAAAACAATGAGAGATTTAATGAATATCTTACATTCAATTTAGAATCATTACCTTCTGTTATCGATTTTAAGAACCCAATAACGTGTTTAAGTTTTTATgttaattataaaaatgaaaataaaatgacTCATATAATTAATGTACCTGAAAATATATCTACAGATATATTGTTAAAAACTATTCTGTCTGATAATTTTTGTAGGTGGAAAAAGTTACcaaatgaagaaaaaattaaattcTCACTACAcgtaaataaaaaagaaataaaaaatattaaagattatataaataatgcAGATATAGCACAACTGaaaacatttattttaataaataataatagaaGAAGGGTAcatgaaaaatatattgatttAGATAATACAACTGAAATAGGATctaatataaataatatatcaaaggaagaattaaaagaaatacaattatatgataatgtattaagagaaatattaaataaaaattatatagattttaataatatatctcTTATTGGTTATACAATAACAGTTTATGTTTTTGATggtaataattatgaacctttaacaatatataatgtacCCTTAAATATAACcaataaagatataataaactttttattaataaaatcaaatcatattaatataacGAAATTAATTgatgaattttttttactaaacgaaaaattatataatacatatataataaaaaataaaaataaaaacatgTTGGAACAACAAAATgttctttttataaaaaatttaaatgatgaaGAAGTATTTCAGTTCAATGAATCCAAATTCTATTTAGTTCATAATCctttatttaattctttggataatttatttgagaatattgttcataaaaaatatgatttTAAATCTGAAAAAATGGATGTACATGGAGTAAGTGAAAAATTTGAAAATTTGACGCtaaacattttaataaacaacgatattaataatataaataataataatataaataataataacataaataataataataatatatatactaataattataataataattttagTTTTGGTAAGAAAAAATTTGTCATTACTGTTTTGAATATTCcttataatatgtatataacCGAATTTTTAAGATATTCCATAGGATATCAAAGAAAGTGGATATACAAATTTCTTctcttttatattattaaaggtagtgaaaaatatatactaaATGATGgaaatgatattattagaCATGGAAAAACAATCAGCGAAATATTTCAGATATGTAAATCTGGAGATCTTTGCACCTTACACAttgatataaattttaatgaAGCTGATAATAATTTGGAGAATGATACATTTAATTATGAAATTAACCCAAAAGATATGGAAATGCGAAAGGTTGATGTAGATTTAGATGCAGATTTAGATGCAGATGTGGAGGGTAACATAAATGAATTAGTAAAAAGCCTTCACAATGATAATGTAAACCGTTTTATAgtattaaaagaattaagtaagaaaatatatgcAGAAGActatgaaaataaaaaaatagatatGTCCATAATATGCTTTGAATATAATGCTGGTTTATATGAAAGAAACATTTTTGGTAGTTCAAGAATTTGTAATATTCCAAAAAATTATACTGTTGGAGatgttttaatatatgtaaaaaataaaataattgaagatactaatataaatatgttgTATGATTtagaattaaaaataatatataatgatagTTATATAGATATACCAAAGGATATGAATATAgaatatgtaataaattatttatttatatatacaccTTTTATAGTATATCCATCAGATgatatatcaaaatataataatattattcatttaattttatataatactattatagatataaaagaaaatacttttgttaaaaaagatattCCGATATATCTTAAGAAAggtaatatttttaaaaatgttagtttaaaatatatacctataaatataagagaggatgaattattaacatatatattacattattTAACAGATAATTCTGAGgttatttcttttataaaagatataacatgtatatgtatttatCCTCTATGTGATtccatttatatatatcatcaaaaaaaacaattatcattaatacCTTCCATATCTTATcatatacatttaaaaaatgtttattatatatctacCGTAGAAAcatatgaaaattattataatatattagGTCATATGGAATTAAATTTGAATAAGTACTTACATATACAAAATGATGGaaataattataagaaaaaagaagcatataataatatttataatatgaataatgtGGATGAATTGATACACCTGGatgttaatataatatttccaagcattcaaaaaattatacGTGTAAAGAATTTgaatgtaaatataaaaatagaagaattgttatataaaatatttggTTGTATAActaacaaaatatataaattgGGGGAACTATTTACAAATGTGGTAGGAAAGAAAGAAAAgtttaatattatcaatgATCACATAAAgaacaataataataataataatattaatagtattaataatatgaatagtTGTGATAGTAATGATAGGATAGATAATAaagtattaaaaaattactTATCTGAggaagaaaatattataacatttatattttgttctCATGATAATAGCATACATGATTATCTCACCTCTAGAATGATATATCTTCCGGCAATCATAAATTATcaaacaaattatataacattCTATAGTAGTATAAATGGATTTGCTAATAATGAAACTACTTTTCATGGGTTTCCAAATTATCTAAGTCCAGAAACTATGTTGACCATATTAcaatataatttctttcatatcataggaaaaaattatttgaaatTATATGGAAGTTTGTATGATAATGGAAGTGATGAcgatataatatataatacaaaggatagaaaaaaattagaaaacACGgagatatataataaaagtttTATTGCTATGAGAGGTGCTATAAAATTTATCTTGcgaataaaaaataaggacaaaaaaaaaaaaccatTAGATACAATacaaaatttaaaaaataatgaattaaatatatcGTGTGAAAGTGTAGAAAATGAAGTTGATATGGAAGAATGTAATGACTTTCTTTCttctttaaataattcaaGTATATTTTGGAAAAATGGTATATTAGGATTCATGGCAAATTCAATAGTTACTCGtgataatatgaataatagTTTAATATTACCTTATGTAGATTTTGAAATAAATGAGAAGATgtttttacaaaatattttatatcatataaatatatctccatatttatataaattatttgaGTTAACTCatatagataaaaaatgtaatacttataaaaaaaaattaaaaaatagTGTTGCACATATTCAATGTTTATTGTCATATGGATttagtatatattttgatttaCATTATGATAGTACatttgataaatataaaggaTTTACATTAGGAGAAAATTCTTTTGATATAACACAAATACATTCATTTCAAAATCTTCATGAACAAAATTTTGTGgatttaattttatataatcatgATGATACATTTATTACAATCAAAAATGTATATAGAGATATGACAGTTGGAACATTCTTAAATGACTTATCAAAAACAAGATGTCATATATTGGGATTAACATATAATCAAATATCTACTTATTACAAATTAATctatgaaatatataatgaaacACATGAAATATCACCACATATGTCTATAGCAgatgtatataatattgtgATAAGTTTTTCTAAATCTAgcatattattaaaaataaagaaaattgATATGAGCAAGGATAAATCAcacaataataataataataataataataataatagtaataatagtaataatagtaatagtaataatagtaataatagtgatgatattattattaacagTGGTAATGCTGTCTATAGTAGTGCTTTACCAGATTTATATTTAAGCCCATATCCTCCAGTTATAGACATGAGtcaaaataattttcaagttaatatatatatgcactcgaaatttatacaaaataattattcCTTAAGAGAAGATATAGTACCACatattactattaataatgtaccatcaaatgtatttattatatcattaaaagaattgttaaaaacaatatttatagaaCATATGGAAAAATCACAAACTACTACATTTCAgttaaatttatatgacTTTGAGGTCgaattatttattcttaCTTTTAATCGTTTTACTACTAAATTTCATAAAACCaattcaaatattttaagTAATTTAACTATCTCTAACTTTTATAGTACTTACATTCAAGGAGGGTTATTTCTCAATATagataaaattaaaatcGATATACCAAATCTATTGAATGATTTTATTGATCATTTCTCAAAGGTCGTAATAGACTTTTCTCATCAAAAGATAGTCAAACAGTAA